The Artemia franciscana chromosome 11, ASM3288406v1, whole genome shotgun sequence genome has a segment encoding these proteins:
- the LOC136032564 gene encoding uncharacterized protein LOC136032564 has protein sequence MWLDSKLNWNDHISHLCDALEKRLNFMRAVAGQKWGASRDSLQKLFTSIIYGKIEYCLPVYYSASKKLISKIESIVHHGLRLITGALKSTPIAALFNEVNIPSLEERFLKLSSNYFMKVNTNQNLHVLKECLINHTFLYENRKTYSSPAIIKLVSLLNGIGVPENLIFSCQTQISPNTPNSIDNVIDIKIPGMDFPKNKMNSLILHQLTLAKMVEFYNWKKIFTDGSVSNDGKASIGIFSEWNGSSVGIRVSDGISIFHAECLALQKALDTVLEVGSGSFVIFSDSKSVLSDLKKRQGKVIPIIVHLQGKIQKIMSSDGLQLKMVWVPSHIRIKGNEIADSIAKQAIHHPITWKVALTVNETSKLITSAASSIRINNRCIATTNIYVLSFEGHYIPHHLIHPNRKIANSIFRLRTGHAMTRSRQALYHLTDSKSCPFFRCVNIDETIDHILSECPRFTTERNILIRKIESLGLKTSTPLVLGFTRVSKDKELKILEALGVFVSSTKIFNWL, from the coding sequence ATGTGGCTGGATAGTAAGTTAAATTGGAATGATCATATCTCTCATCTTTGTGATGCACTTGAAAAACGACTGAATTTTATGCGTGCTGTTGCTGGGCAAAAGTGGGGAGCTAGCCGAGATAGTCTTCAAAAACTATTCACATCTATAATATATGGAAAGATTGAATATTGTCTCCCTGTCTATTACTCAGcttcaaaaaagttaatttctaaaattgaatcaatagTTCACCATGGCCTGAGATTAATCACAGGTGCACTAAAAAGTACTCCTATTGCAGCTCTGTTCAATGAGGTTAATATACCTTCTTTAGAAGAAAGATTCTTGAAACTTTCTTCTAATTACTTTATGAAAGTAAATACTAACCAAAACCTCCATGTTCTCAAGGAGTGTCTCATAAATCATACATTTCTCTATGAAAATCGGAAGACATATAGTAGTCCAGCCATTATCAAGTTGGTCTCCTTGCTCAATGGCATAGGTGTTCCTGAAAACCTAATCTTTTCTTGTCAGACCCAGATATCTCCCAACACTCCTAATAGCATTGATAAtgttatagatataaaaatcccTGGCATGGATTTTcctaagaataaaatgaatagtcTAATCCTTCATCAACTTACACTAGCTAAAATGGTTGAattttataattggaaaaaGATATTTACTGATGGATCTGTCTCAAATGATGGGAAGGCATCCATAGGCATTTTTTCTGAGTGGAATGGCTCATCAGTTGGGATTAGAGTTTCAGATGGAATCTCCATTTTCCATGCAGAATGTCTTGCTCTCCAAAAAGCTTTGGATACAGTGCTGGAAGTAGGATCAGGCTCATTTGTTATCTTTTCTGACTCTAAAAGTGTTCTTTCTGATCTAAAAAAGAGGCAAGGAAAAGTTATTCCAATTATTGTTCATCTACagggaaaaattcagaaaataatgtCTTCTGATGGTCTTCAACTGAAAATGGTCTGGGTTCCTTCTCACATAAGGATTAAGGGAAATGAAATTGCTGACAGTATTGCAAAACAGGCTATCCACCACCCAATTACTTGGAAGGTTGCTCTCACTGTAAATGAAACTTCAAAGTTAATAACCTCTGCTGCAAGTTCtattagaattaataatagaTGTATTGCAAcaacaaatatttatgttttgtcttttgaGGGGCATTATATCCCACATCACCTTATCCACCCAAATAGGAAAATTGCAAACTCTATTTTCCGTCTGAGAACTGGTCATGCAATGACCAGATCTCGTCAAGCACTATATCATCTTACAGATAGCAAGTCATGCCCTTTTTTTAGGTGTgtaaatattgatgaaactATAGATCACATTCTCTCAGAATGCCCTCGTTTCACAACTGAGAGAAATATTCtgatcagaaaaattgaatcaTTGGGACTGAAGACGTCCACTCctctcgttttaggtttcactcGTGTTAGTAAAGATAAGGagttaaaaatattggaggcaTTGGGAGTTTTTGTATCTTCAACAAAGATTTTCAACTggttgtaa